In Xenorhabdus nematophila ATCC 19061, one DNA window encodes the following:
- a CDS encoding YbaB/EbfC family nucleoid-associated protein, with protein sequence MFGKGGLGNLMKQAQQMQEKMQKMQEEIANLEVTGESGAGLVKITINGAHNCRRVEIDPSLMDDDKDMLEDLIAAAFNDAARRIEETQKEKMAGVSSGMQLPPGFKMPF encoded by the coding sequence ATGTTTGGTAAAGGTGGTTTGGGCAATTTGATGAAACAGGCCCAGCAGATGCAAGAAAAAATGCAGAAAATGCAGGAAGAAATTGCAAATCTGGAAGTGACAGGCGAATCCGGGGCAGGTCTGGTCAAAATCACGATTAATGGCGCACATAACTGCCGTCGTGTCGAAATCGATCCAAGCCTGATGGACGATGATAAAGACATGCTGGAAGATCTGATCGCGGCTGCATTCAATGATGCGGCGCGTCGCATTGAAGAAACCCAGAAAGAGAAAATGGCCGGTGTTTCCAGCGGAATGCAATTACCGCCAGGCTTTAAGATGCCATTCTGA
- the priC gene encoding primosomal replication protein PriC, giving the protein MGIQNLLSTLEKQISILEKDLALLPDIPFSNARFDQALFHHHSNKLSGYLQEIKHNMGQLKTCVNDYRIEQVKFLSERLITQIEALKREIATQALRKQEDKFEHRSQERDLYQRLAEHQDYERRLISMIDDRELQLNKQVTLINKSKLQREIAALAGRLARCRQALMRIEKSIEKQENSN; this is encoded by the coding sequence ATGGGCATACAAAATTTATTAAGTACGCTTGAAAAACAAATCAGTATTCTGGAAAAAGATCTCGCATTATTACCGGATATACCTTTTTCCAATGCGCGTTTTGATCAAGCTCTATTTCACCACCATAGCAATAAGCTCAGTGGATACCTGCAGGAAATTAAACACAATATGGGGCAGTTGAAAACCTGTGTGAACGATTATCGTATTGAGCAGGTGAAATTCCTTTCCGAACGTTTAATAACACAAATAGAAGCCCTAAAACGTGAAATAGCAACGCAAGCGTTGCGAAAGCAAGAAGATAAATTTGAACACCGATCACAAGAACGCGATCTTTATCAGCGTCTGGCAGAGCACCAAGATTATGAACGTCGTTTGATATCAATGATCGATGACAGAGAATTACAACTAAATAAACAAGTTACACTTATTAATAAATCCAAACTACAAAGAGAAATCGCAGCACTGGCAGGAAGACTCGCCCGCTGCCGTCAGGCATTAATGCGTATAGAGAAATCGATCGAAAAACAGGAAAATTCAAATTAA
- the apt gene encoding adenine phosphoribosyltransferase — protein MTANAQQLQLIKESIATIPDYPKKGILFRDITTLLDNPVAYQATIDLLVSYYQNKGITKIVGTEARGFLFGAPVALRLGVGFVPVRKKGKLPRETLSETYDLEYGTDTLEIHKSSIDAEDNVLVVDDLLATGGTIEATVKLIHRLGGKVYEAAFIIGLPDLGGAERLAKQGIHSFTLIEFPGH, from the coding sequence ATGACCGCTAACGCACAACAACTGCAATTAATTAAAGAGAGTATCGCCACAATCCCTGATTATCCAAAAAAGGGAATACTTTTTCGTGACATTACCACATTACTGGATAATCCCGTTGCCTACCAAGCCACAATTGATCTACTGGTATCATATTATCAGAATAAAGGCATAACGAAAATTGTTGGTACTGAGGCACGTGGTTTTTTATTCGGAGCGCCTGTCGCACTGCGTCTGGGCGTTGGTTTCGTACCTGTCCGCAAAAAAGGTAAATTACCGCGTGAAACATTGAGCGAAACTTACGATCTGGAATATGGCACTGATACGCTGGAAATCCATAAAAGCAGCATTGACGCAGAAGATAACGTGCTGGTCGTTGATGATTTGCTTGCAACAGGTGGAACAATTGAAGCAACAGTAAAACTCATCCATCGTTTGGGCGGCAAAGTATATGAAGCGGCTTTCATCATTGGCCTGCCTGACTTGGGGGGTGCTGAACGTCTCGCAAAACAAGGTATTCACAGCTTCACACTCATTGAATTCCCCGGCCACTGA
- the rsmS gene encoding pleiotropic regulatory protein RsmS gives MTLEQAPPEVQLAVDLIYLLECNEVSPAIALTALEIIKHDLQGKLKKQTPQSEQ, from the coding sequence ATGACTCTTGAACAAGCACCGCCTGAAGTACAACTCGCGGTAGACCTTATTTATCTGCTCGAATGCAATGAAGTTTCCCCTGCCATCGCCCTCACTGCATTAGAAATCATTAAACATGATTTACAGGGGAAACTGAAAAAACAGACTCCTCAATCTGAGCAATAA
- the dnaX gene encoding DNA polymerase III subunit gamma/tau — MSYQVLARKWRPQIFSDVVGQQHVLTALANGLEHQRLHHAYLFSGTRGVGKTTIARLLAKGLNCETGITKTPCGQCTNCLEIEQGRFVDLIEIDAASRTKVEDTRELLDNVQYAPARGRFKVYLIDEVHMLSRHSFNALLKTLEEPPEHVKFLLATTDPQKLPVTILSRCLQFHLKALDVNQISSQLEHVLHAEQIESDFRARQLLARAADGSMRDALSLTDQAIALGGGKLTSDIVSQMLGTLDDAQPLEIIEALVHADGQQVMALVEQVASRGMDWENLLVETLSLLHRIAMLQLLPQQPENDPSSIEGRLRLLARSISPTDLQVYYQTLLIGRKELPYAPERRMGVEMTLLRALAFHPKTVIDETPSPTVEVSVVPIASVSVSESPVRPLPNNQAGERAEQRASQSTDSSSTVNSPTAKLLQARDSLTRQGHTPPKKPEPAESAKAKPASSALERLVAVAEQRPQSYLPKTREPKSIKKEAYRWRATHVNTEEKHTSVTTPKAIKAALEDAKTAELAAKLAIESKQRDLWAAEIDKLNLPKLVQQVALNAFKEQIDENRLCLHLRSKQRHLNSALAQKSLTEALSELHGKPIELSIIEDDNPVVKTPLEWRQAIYEEKLAQARQSIISDRTIQTLQQLFDAELDEESIRPV; from the coding sequence ATGAGCTATCAGGTACTTGCCCGTAAGTGGCGCCCACAAATATTTTCTGATGTAGTTGGTCAGCAACATGTGTTGACTGCTTTGGCGAATGGTCTTGAACACCAGCGCCTCCATCACGCTTATCTTTTTTCCGGCACTCGGGGGGTAGGTAAAACCACAATTGCACGTCTGTTAGCCAAAGGACTAAATTGCGAAACGGGTATTACAAAGACCCCCTGTGGTCAGTGTACAAACTGTCTTGAAATTGAACAGGGGCGATTTGTCGATTTGATTGAAATTGATGCGGCTTCCCGGACAAAAGTAGAAGACACCCGTGAACTGCTGGACAATGTCCAGTATGCGCCTGCCCGAGGTCGTTTTAAAGTTTATCTCATTGACGAAGTTCACATGCTTTCCCGCCATAGCTTCAATGCTTTGTTAAAGACATTGGAAGAGCCGCCTGAGCATGTGAAGTTCCTTTTGGCAACAACAGATCCACAGAAACTGCCTGTCACAATTCTTTCGCGTTGTTTGCAATTCCATTTGAAAGCGCTGGATGTAAATCAAATCAGCAGCCAATTGGAACATGTTCTGCATGCGGAGCAAATAGAGAGTGATTTTCGTGCTCGTCAACTTCTTGCCCGTGCTGCGGATGGCAGCATGCGTGATGCCCTGAGTTTAACTGATCAAGCCATTGCCCTTGGTGGAGGAAAACTGACATCTGATATTGTCAGTCAGATGCTGGGAACGCTGGATGATGCGCAGCCGTTGGAGATTATCGAAGCGTTAGTCCATGCAGATGGGCAACAAGTGATGGCCTTGGTTGAGCAAGTTGCATCCCGTGGTATGGACTGGGAAAATTTGTTAGTTGAAACACTATCATTACTGCATCGTATTGCAATGCTTCAGCTATTGCCTCAGCAACCTGAAAATGATCCTTCTTCAATAGAAGGCCGTTTGCGGTTGCTGGCAAGATCGATTTCCCCGACTGATTTGCAGGTTTATTATCAGACATTATTGATTGGACGCAAAGAACTTCCTTATGCCCCAGAACGGCGAATGGGTGTTGAAATGACATTATTGCGGGCATTGGCGTTTCATCCTAAAACTGTCATTGATGAAACACCATCACCCACGGTGGAAGTTTCCGTAGTGCCAATCGCATCAGTGTCTGTCTCTGAATCGCCGGTGCGGCCACTGCCAAATAATCAAGCTGGAGAGCGTGCTGAACAGAGAGCATCTCAATCAACGGATAGCTCGTCCACGGTAAACAGCCCAACCGCAAAACTATTGCAAGCGAGAGATTCATTAACTCGCCAAGGACATACGCCACCAAAAAAGCCTGAGCCGGCAGAGTCTGCGAAGGCTAAGCCGGCAAGCTCGGCACTGGAACGATTGGTAGCCGTGGCTGAGCAACGCCCTCAGTCTTACCTCCCTAAAACGCGGGAGCCTAAATCGATAAAGAAAGAGGCATATCGCTGGCGGGCGACTCATGTTAATACTGAAGAAAAACACACTTCGGTTACAACACCAAAAGCGATAAAAGCCGCACTTGAAGATGCAAAAACAGCAGAATTAGCCGCAAAGCTGGCAATTGAATCGAAACAAAGAGACCTATGGGCCGCGGAAATTGATAAACTGAATCTGCCAAAATTGGTTCAGCAGGTAGCGTTGAATGCGTTTAAAGAACAGATTGATGAAAATCGGCTTTGTCTACATTTGCGTTCAAAACAGCGCCATCTTAATTCTGCATTGGCACAAAAATCATTAACCGAAGCGTTAAGTGAATTGCATGGAAAACCTATTGAACTCAGTATCATTGAAGATGATAATCCGGTGGTAAAAACACCTTTGGAGTGGCGGCAAGCCATTTACGAAGAAAAATTGGCACAAGCGCGCCAATCCATTATTTCGGATAGAACGATTCAAACACTTCAGCAGTTGTTTGATGCAGAATTGGATGAAGAAAGTATCCGGCCTGTTTAA
- the mscK gene encoding mechanosensitive channel MscK, whose protein sequence is MVSINRYLGVLLNKGSLCNKLSDGLFFRFVFMVSLFFLLPFLFSPANAAFNSDVPTLKDIQNQLKILTEHKGNTVEEKVSISDLEKALSFFDKIEQVKLDTELLNKNWQEAPQKMRQVMTKLDNLKSSGQQDKNEYEETLRILSLKQLESKLNTTWNSLQQAQENLGSYNSQLIGLQTQPERAQNVLFQNMQRLQQIRNQLNNTLTEQSASSHTRIALLQVEQSFLIQQNDFQKASLQANTQLQMLLQQQRDYTALQIKQLESYVELIQNVLSGERLSISEETVKKAQTQDGKNSHIQDNPLVQQEIENNLELSERLIAATRDNNQLFQKNISVKNYLDRVIQSERNLKEQVKVLRGSLLLSRILFQEQLKIPPDILTKELPTKIADLRLEQFEITQEREQLYQDNDYIDDLLRNSYNKKQQSPEIEEETRNAISQILDVRRGLLDQLNDQLGNQITHAINLQMDQQELLEVTHSLEQTLVQQIFWVNSNKPMNLTWLKSLPELIQGELSHLNVRFTFSGLITGLKNSIHFVIPLVLVGLFLRWQTKGINEQLLKITGEVGQFRRDSQLHTPLALILTLIKTLPLAFIVLAIGYWYSKSGDDLDDLIWGFSRQLALFCIIYRCCYQILAKDGIGERHFSLDREDCSLFRKNLVRLSAALLPILFWITLGAKHPLQLSDDVIGQCIVFISLFFVFFFVFPFCRYIWREKNAHMIRTIVVTVLTFTPLVLMVLMVSGYFYTTLRLAERWLYSLYLLFFWYISYQACLRGLGIAARRMAYQRAVARRQSLAKEGAEGEVVEEPPMALDRINQQSLRLTTMVLFLVFLGAFYWIWSDLVTVFSYLEGINLWQYSTTTELGNVLKYVTLKDLMLSGAMLVIAWVMMRNLPGLLEVLVLSRLQLQQGSSYAIKTTLTYLIMGVGGITALGTLGVSWNKLQWLAAALSVGLGFGLQEIFANFVSGLIILFERPVRIGDTVTIGTYSGSVSKIRIRATTITDFDRKEVIIPNRAFVTERLINWTLSDTVTRIIIKVGVAYGSDLDKVKDVLLKAANDNSRVMSEPGPQVYFMSFGASTLDHELRLYVRDLGDRSRTVDEVNRSIDKLCRENGINIAFNQLEVYLHNGQGDSLHEVQKPLNGDNHHPDGRF, encoded by the coding sequence ATGGTTTCAATTAACCGATATTTGGGTGTTTTGCTCAATAAGGGGAGTTTGTGTAACAAGCTCTCCGATGGATTATTTTTTCGCTTTGTTTTTATGGTGAGTCTGTTTTTTCTCCTGCCATTTTTGTTTTCTCCTGCAAATGCAGCATTCAATAGCGATGTTCCAACTCTCAAGGATATCCAAAATCAGCTTAAGATCCTGACAGAACATAAGGGAAACACAGTTGAAGAAAAAGTCTCAATTTCTGATTTGGAAAAAGCGCTGTCTTTCTTTGATAAGATAGAACAAGTGAAGCTGGATACCGAACTACTTAATAAAAATTGGCAAGAAGCACCACAAAAAATGCGTCAGGTAATGACCAAATTGGACAACCTGAAAAGCAGTGGCCAACAAGACAAAAATGAATATGAAGAAACGCTGCGAATATTATCGTTAAAACAGCTTGAGTCGAAGTTAAATACTACGTGGAATAGTTTGCAGCAGGCACAGGAAAATCTTGGCAGTTATAATAGCCAGTTGATTGGATTGCAAACCCAACCAGAGCGCGCACAAAACGTGCTATTTCAGAACATGCAGAGATTGCAGCAAATTCGCAATCAACTGAATAATACATTGACTGAGCAGTCAGCATCGAGTCATACCCGGATAGCATTGTTGCAGGTAGAACAATCTTTCTTGATTCAGCAAAATGATTTTCAAAAAGCATCATTGCAGGCGAATACACAGTTACAGATGCTTTTACAGCAACAACGAGATTATACCGCACTTCAGATTAAGCAATTGGAGAGTTATGTTGAGCTTATTCAAAATGTGTTGAGTGGAGAACGCCTGAGTATATCTGAAGAAACAGTTAAAAAAGCGCAAACTCAGGACGGAAAAAATTCACATATTCAGGATAATCCACTGGTTCAGCAGGAAATTGAAAATAATCTTGAACTCAGTGAACGGTTAATTGCGGCAACGCGTGATAACAATCAATTGTTCCAGAAAAACATCAGTGTCAAAAATTATCTGGATAGAGTTATTCAATCCGAGAGAAATTTAAAAGAACAGGTTAAAGTTTTGCGTGGCAGCTTATTATTGTCACGTATATTATTTCAAGAACAATTGAAAATCCCCCCAGATATTCTGACAAAAGAGTTGCCAACAAAAATTGCTGACTTACGTCTGGAGCAGTTTGAAATTACTCAGGAGCGAGAGCAACTTTATCAGGACAATGACTATATCGATGATTTATTGAGAAACAGTTACAATAAAAAACAACAATCTCCTGAGATAGAGGAAGAAACCCGTAATGCCATCAGTCAGATTCTGGATGTCCGCCGTGGGCTTCTGGATCAACTGAATGATCAGTTGGGAAATCAAATTACTCATGCCATCAACTTACAGATGGATCAACAAGAGTTATTGGAAGTGACTCATTCGTTGGAACAAACGCTTGTTCAGCAGATTTTTTGGGTGAATAGCAACAAACCGATGAATTTAACGTGGTTGAAATCTTTACCTGAGCTTATTCAGGGAGAGCTTAGCCATCTGAATGTTCGTTTTACCTTTAGTGGCCTGATTACAGGGTTAAAAAATTCTATCCATTTCGTCATTCCTCTCGTGCTGGTTGGCTTATTTTTACGTTGGCAGACCAAAGGCATTAATGAGCAATTGTTGAAAATTACAGGCGAGGTCGGGCAATTCCGCCGTGACAGCCAACTACATACTCCATTGGCTCTGATTTTGACATTGATAAAAACATTACCTTTGGCTTTTATCGTGTTGGCGATAGGTTATTGGTATTCGAAATCAGGAGATGATCTTGATGATTTGATTTGGGGATTCTCCCGTCAATTGGCACTATTTTGCATTATATATCGTTGCTGCTATCAAATCCTTGCTAAAGATGGAATTGGAGAGCGTCATTTTTCGCTGGACAGAGAGGATTGTTCTTTATTTCGCAAAAATCTTGTACGTTTATCGGCAGCGTTGTTACCTATTTTGTTCTGGATAACATTAGGAGCAAAACATCCCCTGCAATTGTCTGATGATGTTATTGGTCAGTGTATCGTATTTATTAGCCTGTTCTTTGTTTTCTTTTTTGTCTTTCCATTCTGCCGTTATATATGGCGTGAAAAAAACGCACACATGATTCGTACTATCGTGGTAACGGTATTAACATTTACACCATTAGTGCTGATGGTGTTGATGGTATCCGGTTATTTCTATACAACGTTGCGGTTGGCGGAACGTTGGCTCTACAGTCTATATCTGCTGTTCTTCTGGTATATCAGCTATCAGGCTTGCTTACGGGGATTGGGGATTGCCGCCCGTCGGATGGCCTATCAGCGTGCTGTTGCCCGTCGCCAATCTTTAGCAAAAGAAGGGGCAGAAGGTGAAGTGGTGGAAGAGCCTCCAATGGCCTTGGATCGCATTAATCAGCAGTCATTGCGTTTGACAACGATGGTATTGTTCTTGGTCTTCCTGGGGGCATTCTATTGGATTTGGTCTGATTTGGTCACAGTGTTTTCTTATCTTGAAGGCATAAATCTGTGGCAATACAGTACAACAACAGAACTGGGCAATGTTCTGAAATACGTGACTTTGAAAGATTTAATGTTATCGGGAGCCATGCTGGTGATTGCGTGGGTCATGATGAGAAACTTGCCGGGATTATTGGAAGTATTAGTGTTATCGCGTTTGCAATTACAGCAAGGTTCCTCATATGCCATTAAGACGACACTGACTTACTTAATCATGGGGGTTGGGGGTATTACCGCATTAGGAACTCTGGGTGTTTCATGGAATAAATTGCAGTGGCTGGCAGCCGCCCTTTCGGTCGGATTAGGTTTTGGCTTACAGGAAATCTTTGCTAACTTCGTTTCTGGCTTGATTATTTTGTTCGAGCGACCTGTGCGTATTGGAGATACAGTAACGATAGGAACTTATTCTGGCTCGGTGAGTAAAATTCGTATTCGAGCAACGACAATTACGGATTTTGACCGTAAAGAAGTGATTATCCCCAACCGTGCATTTGTGACAGAACGTCTAATCAACTGGACACTTTCTGATACTGTTACGCGAATTATTATTAAGGTTGGTGTCGCATACGGTTCTGATCTTGATAAGGTAAAAGACGTGTTATTAAAAGCAGCAAATGATAATTCCCGGGTGATGAGCGAGCCAGGGCCACAAGTTTATTTTATGAGTTTCGGTGCCAGCACATTAGATCATGAATTGAGGCTTTATGTACGGGATTTGGGTGATCGCAGTCGTACCGTAGATGAAGTAAACCGTAGTATTGATAAATTATGTCGGGAAAATGGTATCAACATCGCATTTAACCAATTGGAAGTTTACTTACATAATGGGCAAGGTGATAGCTTGCATGAGGTTCAGAAACCATTAAACGGTGATAACCACCACCCGGATGGGCGCTTTTAA
- the htpG gene encoding molecular chaperone HtpG: MKGQETRGFQSEVKQLLQLMIHSLYSNKEIFLRELISNASDAADKLRFRALSTPELYENDGELRVRLSVDNELKTITISDNGIGMSRDEVIDNLGTIAKSGTKAFLESVGSDQAKDNQLIGQFGVGFYSAFIVADKVTVRTRAAGTEADQGVFWESTGEGDYTIADIEKVSRGTEITLHLRDEESEFLNDWRLRSIIGKYSDHIALPVEIETQTKNEEDDSVTVTWEKINKAQALWTRGKAEISDEEYQEFYKHISHDFTDSLTWSHNRVEGKQEYTSLLYIPSQAPWDMWNREHKHGLKLYVQRVFIMDEAEQFMPNYLRFVRGLIDSNDLPLNVSREILQDSTITRNLRSALTKRVLQMLDKLAKDDAEQYQTFWKQFGLVLKEGPAEDSSNKEAIAKLLRFATTHNDSSEQTVSLEEYIGRMTEGQEKIYYITADSYAAAKNSPHLELFRKKGIEVLLLSDRIDEWMMSYLTEFDGKSFQSVSKADESLDKLADENKAEQEEADKKLEPFVERVKTLLGERVKEVKLTHRLTDTPAIVTTDANGMSTQMAKLFAAAGQSAPEVSYNFELNPEHDLVKKASDIHDETQFADWIELLLDQALFAERGTLDDPNQFIRRMNQLLLAEKA; encoded by the coding sequence ATGAAAGGTCAGGAAACCCGTGGATTTCAGTCTGAAGTCAAGCAACTATTGCAATTGATGATCCACTCTCTCTATTCCAACAAAGAAATTTTTCTTCGTGAGCTAATTTCAAACGCATCTGATGCTGCTGACAAATTGCGTTTCCGCGCATTATCCACCCCTGAGCTGTATGAAAATGATGGTGAATTGCGGGTTCGTTTATCTGTTGATAACGAGTTGAAAACTATCACTATAAGCGATAATGGTATCGGCATGTCCCGTGATGAAGTGATTGATAATCTGGGAACGATTGCAAAATCCGGTACTAAAGCATTTCTTGAGTCCGTTGGCTCTGATCAGGCCAAAGACAACCAATTGATTGGTCAATTCGGTGTTGGTTTCTATTCTGCGTTTATTGTTGCGGATAAAGTTACCGTACGTACCCGCGCCGCAGGTACAGAGGCTGATCAAGGTGTATTCTGGGAGTCAACAGGCGAAGGTGATTACACCATTGCTGACATTGAAAAAGTCTCTCGTGGTACAGAAATCACCCTACATCTGCGTGATGAAGAGAGTGAATTTCTCAATGACTGGCGTTTGCGTTCGATCATTGGCAAATATTCTGATCACATTGCTCTGCCGGTTGAAATTGAAACCCAAACTAAAAATGAAGAAGACGATTCAGTTACCGTCACTTGGGAAAAGATCAACAAAGCTCAGGCCTTGTGGACGCGTGGTAAAGCAGAAATCAGCGATGAAGAATACCAAGAGTTTTATAAGCATATCTCCCACGATTTCACTGACTCTCTGACTTGGAGCCATAACCGCGTTGAAGGTAAACAGGAATATACCAGCTTGCTGTATATTCCTTCCCAAGCGCCGTGGGACATGTGGAATCGTGAGCATAAACATGGTTTGAAATTGTATGTTCAGCGCGTCTTCATTATGGACGAAGCAGAGCAATTCATGCCGAATTACCTGCGTTTTGTTCGTGGTCTGATTGATTCCAACGATTTGCCGTTGAACGTATCCCGTGAGATTCTGCAAGATAGTACCATTACCCGCAACTTGCGTAGTGCGCTGACTAAACGCGTATTGCAGATGCTGGATAAACTGGCAAAAGATGATGCAGAACAATACCAGACTTTCTGGAAGCAATTCGGTTTAGTGCTGAAAGAAGGGCCTGCCGAAGATAGTTCAAATAAAGAAGCGATTGCTAAATTACTGCGTTTTGCGACAACTCACAATGATTCTTCAGAACAAACAGTTTCTCTGGAAGAGTACATTGGTCGCATGACAGAAGGGCAGGAGAAGATTTATTACATCACTGCGGATAGCTATGCTGCGGCCAAGAATAGTCCACACTTGGAACTGTTCCGTAAGAAAGGCATTGAAGTATTGCTGTTATCTGACCGTATTGACGAATGGATGATGAGCTACCTGACCGAATTTGATGGCAAATCATTCCAGTCTGTCAGCAAAGCGGATGAATCTCTCGATAAACTGGCAGATGAAAACAAAGCTGAGCAGGAAGAAGCAGATAAAAAACTGGAACCCTTCGTTGAGCGTGTGAAAACCCTGTTGGGCGAGCGTGTGAAAGAAGTAAAACTGACTCACCGTTTGACAGATACACCTGCGATTGTAACAACTGATGCCAATGGAATGAGTACTCAAATGGCGAAGTTGTTTGCGGCGGCGGGTCAGTCTGCGCCGGAAGTGAGCTATAATTTTGAATTGAATCCAGAACACGATCTGGTCAAGAAAGCTTCTGATATTCATGATGAAACACAATTTGCGGATTGGATAGAACTGTTGTTGGATCAAGCTCTATTTGCAGAACGTGGCACACTGGATGATCCAAACCAATTCATTCGTAGAATGAACCAATTATTATTAGCTGAAAAAGCATAA
- the recR gene encoding recombination mediator RecR yields the protein MQTSPLLESLMEALRCLPGVGPKSAQRMAFHLLQRDRSGGMRLAQSLTRAMSEIGHCQYCRTFTEQEQCAICANPRRQQNRQICVVESPADIHAIEQTGQFAGRYFVLMGHLSPLDGIGPMDIGLDRLEERLSAEILSEIILATNPTVEGEATANYIAEMCSQYGVTASRIAHGVPVGGELEMVDGTTLSHSLLGRQKITNL from the coding sequence ATGCAAACCAGTCCTCTTCTTGAATCACTGATGGAAGCCCTGCGCTGTTTGCCCGGCGTTGGTCCTAAGTCTGCCCAGCGGATGGCATTTCATCTTTTGCAGCGAGATCGCAGTGGTGGAATGCGGTTGGCACAGTCATTAACGAGAGCGATGTCTGAAATTGGTCACTGCCAATATTGCAGGACATTCACTGAACAAGAACAGTGTGCGATTTGTGCCAATCCCCGTCGTCAACAAAATAGGCAGATTTGTGTGGTAGAAAGTCCTGCTGATATTCATGCGATTGAGCAAACGGGACAATTCGCGGGGCGTTATTTTGTCTTGATGGGGCATTTATCGCCTTTGGATGGCATCGGGCCAATGGATATTGGTTTGGATCGTTTGGAAGAACGATTATCTGCTGAAATCCTGTCAGAAATTATTTTGGCAACGAATCCAACGGTTGAAGGAGAGGCAACAGCAAACTATATTGCAGAAATGTGTTCTCAGTATGGTGTGACAGCCAGTCGAATTGCTCATGGTGTTCCCGTGGGTGGTGAGCTTGAAATGGTGGATGGTACTACCTTGTCTCATTCGTTGCTTGGTCGTCAAAAAATCACTAATTTGTGA
- the acrR gene encoding multidrug efflux transporter transcriptional repressor AcrR: protein MARKTKQQAKQTRQQIIDAAIKTFSERGVSATSLSDIAIAAGVTRGAIYWHFKNKTDLLSTVCKMPEDKIGALEREYQAKYPNNPLLALRSLLIFMLRMMMHDTEYRLLIEIFFHKCEFVGEISSLEDELRETCISDYEKIEKWLACCIQSGELPHNLELRRAAIMLKALMTGLLENWSFSPDSFNVQEQSAYLVDGFIDTLKHSDYLRYSEENEY, encoded by the coding sequence ATGGCACGAAAAACTAAACAACAAGCAAAACAAACTCGTCAACAAATCATCGATGCTGCGATAAAGACTTTTTCGGAACGCGGTGTTTCTGCTACTTCGTTATCGGATATCGCAATTGCAGCGGGTGTAACGCGTGGGGCAATTTACTGGCACTTTAAAAATAAAACGGATTTACTTTCCACTGTTTGTAAAATGCCAGAAGATAAAATAGGCGCGTTAGAGAGAGAGTATCAAGCAAAATACCCTAATAATCCACTCCTTGCGTTGAGATCTTTATTGATTTTTATGTTAAGAATGATGATGCATGATACCGAGTATCGCTTATTGATAGAAATTTTTTTCCATAAATGTGAGTTCGTAGGAGAAATATCTTCATTGGAGGACGAGCTTCGAGAGACATGTATTTCCGATTACGAAAAAATTGAAAAATGGTTGGCGTGTTGTATTCAATCCGGAGAATTACCCCATAATCTTGAGCTCAGACGTGCGGCTATTATGTTGAAGGCATTGATGACAGGATTATTGGAAAACTGGTCATTCTCACCGGACAGTTTTAATGTTCAAGAACAGTCAGCATATTTGGTGGATGGCTTTATTGACACACTTAAGCACAGTGACTACTTACGGTATAGCGAAGAAAATGAATATTGA
- a CDS encoding DsrE/DsrF/TusD sulfur relay family protein — MESILIIANGAAYGHESLFNALRLSIALKEQEPHTELKLFLMSDAVIAGLAGQNPKEGYNLKQMLEILTAQNVNVKLCKTCTDARGISELALVDGVDIGTLSELAQWTLSASKVLSF; from the coding sequence ATGGAATCCATTCTTATCATTGCCAATGGTGCGGCATATGGTCATGAATCACTTTTTAACGCATTAAGATTATCTATAGCTCTCAAAGAACAAGAGCCTCACACTGAATTGAAATTGTTCTTAATGTCTGATGCTGTGATTGCGGGCTTAGCAGGGCAAAATCCCAAAGAGGGTTATAATTTAAAACAAATGTTAGAAATTTTGACGGCACAGAATGTCAACGTAAAATTGTGCAAAACTTGTACGGATGCCAGAGGGATTAGCGAATTGGCATTGGTTGATGGTGTGGATATCGGGACATTGAGTGAACTGGCTCAGTGGACACTGTCAGCCTCTAAAGTGTTATCATTTTAA